The Lycorma delicatula isolate Av1 chromosome 2, ASM4794821v1, whole genome shotgun sequence DNA window ATTAGCTATGtgtggtctggctccatcctgcatgaaccactctttttttaattgaaatccttTTACAAGAAACTGAGGAACACCATCATTAAGCAGCAtatttagataacgttcactgttcactgtctgttcaaaaaagaatggcccattACCCTATGACTTGAAATAACGACCCGTACCGTTATTCTTGGAGCGGGATttaccttttcatgaagcataTGTGGAGTTTTGGAAGCccaaaaatgcatatttttcttattaataacccCTTCTAGGTGAAAAttcctcatctgaaaaccaaacattgttcaacagtACGTTTTGGTTCACAGcccgttcagcgaatgccattctttgatgtttgtagtcaaccgttaatttagacaccactgttattttttacggatACAAATACTATCAgcttttaaaattcgctgcacagacCACCTGGAAATCCAGAGTTGTGCTGCTGcttgcttttcttgttgatttaccCGGGCTCCTCAGCAACCCTGCGCTGACACCTTCGAcattctgtgaaaaaaaaaacattggcaGGCCGTTCGTGCTTattctcaaatactgaaccatcactattcgattttttcttaaattctacgtatttttttaaataagggcgACCactgagtttgaaaatgtgcacgaaactgtctttgtgtaagcatcacatttttcgtttcattaaaaaacaacacagtctttacgcgttgttcaacagtcagtcttcctttatCTTGGAACGATACACAAACCGCGCACTCggaaaaagaagaaactaatattcatgaaccgCTGCCACTTCTgtcaacataaaacacattaataattattaacctaaacgattattaccaaaacaaatgttgaatcATTTCGTACGCCACTCTgtactatttatttgtttgttggttttttttatgttaattgttgGTTTTGATGGACTatgcagatatattttttaactaatgaactttaagattatTGCTTACAGGTAACTTTTGTTACGGATTGACTTATTATGgaagttccttaagaacccccttTCATTCACTTATTatcaaactatttatttacttacagttccacttaaggagccgattttaaatatactggttgtgaaaagaatattacatacatatgtacgtacgtaaataGCCTATTTCTTTTCGAAATTTTCCAAtgctaaaattgtgttattttggtAGAGAAGTTCATGAAACGTCAaatctaaaaaatctatttttttcttacagaatATACTGCGTAGTAATATAAGTTTCTatcaaaaaaagaacaaacaagGTTAATAGGAAAATTTCcagaattattatttagatttccttaaaaatagaaaaaaaagttccttgtttttttatcgaaatttacagttttatattagtatattgtAATCCTGTCTATTGAAATAATCTTTATTGAAATCATTCACGTTTTCCAttgttctctttttattttatctgtgttgAAAAATCTAGAATATTAATCCCTGATTCGtggtaaattaattaactttaaactaGCTTGtttttgagattaattttaacaaaataaataattttcgtgGTAATAACGTAATTATGAAGTGATTATTCTTACATTTAATTCTGACCGACTAATTCTTATTGATCAGAAAAATGATAGAATTGTTCTCAACTAACCCAAAGATTAGTAATTCAATtcccttttaataattatttgattttcaatataaatttattattgttttgatatagaaaaataatggaaaatttaaagaaaattacagagTTGCTGGACAAAAGAAAATCTCtgtaaatgttcataaaaaattgtaactatgaaaaatattaattaaagttaaaatgattatttaaaaaattgataaataatttttatgttcctttttttgtaaaatatttgccAAGCAGTTAGATAAATAACAatagaaggaaataaaattttattttgtaacatttaggCCTCCATTAGaagttatatttttgataatcatatgaaaattatgtattaaaaaattcatagtatTTACGgtaaaagataaaactttatttatttaatattttttaataaactgaaggaacaatatttttagttattcggtaatttattaaaagtgtagCATAATAAGCTTCTTGTTGAGCTCCTAAGTTGAATGATGTCTACGTACGTATGAACGAATTATGCATGTGCGTTGGcaagttttaagtttaaaaacttttgactggatatacCGATTTTGATGAACATACAGATACTTGTGTATATTTGTTGGGAaatttttggggtcaatatcttaAGATGGTAGGAGGTTTTTCAggattacatttttcaaaattatgtaaacataatCCCGCTTTGTACTGAGCTCAGTACATGTTTCATACTtatcatacaattaaaaaaaaaaaatttccataaaattccctccttcacaaaaATCAAAAGGGATTTGTATGATAATGTACTTTTTTGGCATGATAATGTAATcgacaaaaaaattctttggagGCAAGATTGgggggaagccgatcaaagtataaatatatcgattttttaaatttaaaataatttttaaaacatgtaatgataattttacaataaaaattcattataaataatccCCAAACCAAAAACATAAATCTTAGATAAGTTTTTCTTGTATAACGATTTTTCCATTACATAAGAACTAATAACCAATGGGGAACTTTgttgtaagattatttttaacagtaaatgacTATTCGTATTTAGAAAAGATAATTCTCATTCCTAAATATAAAGATAAGGATAAATTAccacttttaattttcaatataggtAGATCTGTAAATCATTgccttaataatttatttagtctgGTTTCACGATcaaaggtaaaaaatgttttatattctataatattattaaatttatgtactaCACATTTCAGCtacatttacgaaaaaaaatatgaaaaatgactaatatttacaatttttcacttaatgttttaaaaaatttatcgtattttttatttatataaaaatatttatttttctttaatgaattcaacttttctatgaaaaaatatggTGCATATAGCTTTAGAAAACCTCTTAAGTtagatttttccaaaatttaattaaataaaattttctctcctTTATGAAAATCGATGAAGGTGTGCTgagtgaattttaattttctttttatgtaccaatcaataattatttttttgggaagGGGTTCAGATAAGAAATAAACTTATGTATTAGgccaaattatgttaaaattgacatttttttcgtGATTAACATAGTGTATTGAGTCGTATCAATAAGGTATAATCTGTATTTatgtagatttttcaaaaaataagtttttctaaactttttcctacttaaaatttttttctctttagttcTGTAAATAATctcagtaattataaaatatattaaaaagtttgtaCATAAatggaattgtttaaaaaaggtaccaatttttaaataaaaattaaaattaattcaaaatttacatttaaatactaaaatatatataatagattataattattatattttatcattataacgatacagcaactttacaatctgttcagcaagataagtgaataataaataaataaaatctatattttaactaacattaagtagtctcagacccagcggctggtgacttaacaacgaaatgaaattgAAGAGCAATCCGtgcagccagaccataaagtcacctaattgaaacgataaggcaaaccaaaaatattgttccttagcaatcttgaaaaatcactgatcgtgttatccaataaattgactgccaAACTGACTGATTCGTGTGCCgattcaaacgattttgataccgtcgGCTGACCAGAgaaatttcctgccgaacggttcacAACTTAGGTCGTTGTATATGaggctattgcttatgtaccaTGGTACGTTCAGCATTTTTCGCAATGGTTTGTCTAATAATGTTCAAGTATATCAATACTGGCGTTTCAtcttgcattaattaaaatattttaatgaattcaaattttttttctcctcaAAATCTgtctaattgtaattattaactctttaaaaatttatcttattaatttataagatgttataattaatatttctaagttCTTATTCATTCTAGACGAATAGTTTTGTAATAGTAAATAATCTTGAAGATTCATGTTAgctagaaattaaattaagtctTGTGAAATAGAAAGATTGttcatctgtaattttttttatgtagaatgtacatcattatttttgattctatatgtaaaatgttttattatatttatctaattataccaaaaaaaagCCAAAACAAATATAACgtctttctattttaatatttctgtattattcaACCATTAAATACTAATATTCTCGGTTGTAGGATAtcaaaacttattatattttttataaatttaatgtaattttaatattttgcttgttaatttataaaataacaataattttcttttaatacaggAATTTTCTGTACGTgtcgaaaagaaaatatctttagtcaatatttcattaaaatttgatcgTATGCacgtttattattcaaatttcattaaagtacCAGTAGATACatgaatcttttattctgatcggtatttaataataacaataataatacatgcGTCCAGCGCATAATAATACCGATCCGAATACGataataattcgtttttattgGTATCAAAGATACcaataaaaacgaattataaaaatagaaaaaaaatgatatcattaAACACTttacaaattacttaaataaagatacctgaaataatattaaagtaaatgtaacATATATTCTGAAGGCGTTACGAAAGTTATTTTGAGCAAATATTCATTTACGTTGAACAGAATGCggataaatcagttttttaaattgtgtttttaattaattggggggtagaatttttttaaattgaaaatggcAACGGAAACATAATAAGGCCCCTTTTTTGGTTAGCCGAAGTATTGTTTTGAGTTATCGAAAACGGTTCTTTTGTCTGGTTTGATTATCTTTTAAGAACtagtgaatataaaatttatctacttAGATAAAATCTATTTAGGtctactaaaatttatatttttagaaatttgttaattataaaatggttTGTATATAtcaaaacatataacaaaaatgtatgtgTGATATGTACGTACATAGTTTGTTTCAGGTCAGggttttaaaatcagttaaataatattaatacagtatCTAAATAATTGCAGTTAATCGAATAAGATTAGATGGAATACGGTGGCCGATTATAATACGTAAGCGTGGAAGTACGGTTAGTTATAATGCAGAAAGCAAATAAGAATCGCATACTAACATCACTCCCCCTTCAAACCGCATCTACACATCGGCTGAGATTTCACATAAAAGGCGGCAATTACGGGAGGAAATGTAATAAGAACAGAGAGCACCTGTTGCCCCTTCTACCGAGTACCGTTGGAGCGAGCTGGGGATTGGTCGGGAAAGAAGCCTTCCTATTGGTCGCACAGCACGTGCGAGCCATCCACCTGCCGGGAGGGGGTAGTGTATATTGGGCGATCCACCACCGGTTTCGACAGAATTCCGCCAGCTCTCGGTCTGTGAGGATATGCTTCGCTCCTTTGTAGTGCAGCCCGTGAGTGtatagtgaaataataataatatatatttatcttgtcGAGTTATGCGTGTTGTAGAAGAAGAAACTAACACCGCTATGCCGCGATCTTTACTGCTTAAATACAGTCATTGTCCGCTCAAGAAACGTCCTGTTCATCTTTTTAAGGAAACAATCGATGAAGAAAAaggtacataatatttttaatactttataatatatatgtaacaatttttttgttttctttttccgtcttttagaaataacttttctattaaaaatataatttaaatcgcAAGCTGTACTATCGaattaggttttattatttatttattaaaattaaaagttgtttttgctTGTGATTAATGTTTgatgaaaagacaaaaaaaatcttataattattattaaaatttttaaatatacagattttattgtaaatattacttataatttgatgtaattaaaaaatttattttcattatttattaacaaaatatttaaaacccaGTATGAAATATATCAGTATTTATGGATCGAACAGAATTACAAATTATTAGAGTGAGAGAGAGGAGGTTAGACGAAGAAAATTATAGTTCAAAGATATCTTTTctatatcataataatttatttatgtaataagcaTTATGCGGTTTGTTACgattaagaatgaattaaaataatttataattattaattcttaatttattaataatgaattaaatcaaataataataaacaataaaattttccaatattctttTCTTAGACAatcttgtattaataattattatctaaatttattattttttaaagccaaatttATAACTTAGTAGAAAGTTTTGAATTAAGTTTTCGTAATTTCatgggtaaaataaatttttttatatactgagtGTAATAAATTTGACGTATAAgaattgttgataaaataatattgtatcatttaaaattaaataaaatacaattgaattaattttaccttattGATTAGATTAGttcgtttcattaaattttaatttaaattaatgcagattgtgaaaataaacaaatattttaatttgaaattttacattacctaaaaattacaaagaataaatagtgtaacctatatatatatatatagacatcatagaaatcattttatcaataaataaattacttaattgacTCAAGTTTTTTTTACGTACAAAAAACTAGATAAATATTTTAGGCAAAGAAATTCAATTAGTTCCATGTGCGcgtttctctttttaatatttataaataattttaaattaattataaacatacaatacgttaatttttaattaattaaaatttatattggtttgtttatcattctgtaaataattcaggaaaaaatataaatattattaaatattttttgatatttcaagtataataattattaataaaaatatcgtttaacaaaattttaatttcatctcaTATTTCTACTATTTCAAGAATGCGTTCTataatttgattgtttatatttatatttttgaatattaatctacttaaaattgtttttatttttaagtgttaattgaattgaaaaaattagaaatttttttataataaacaattaatatttattttaattataaacataactacgaatagttaaaattttatgattattgtaaagtattgttaattaattgtattgttttatttgaaattctttcaatttttacattaatttctgacgtaataataagtttcttttacttaaaaagaaataccAAATGTTATTCATCCAGTTATTTATATACAGCTCCTTGTTACTTtctttactctctctctctctaataaaccatttaaaaaaaacaaaatcaaattcgTGTTAAATAatagagtaattattttaatgatttttttaaataggcataaaaggttttttaaagaattatagaaGGTACAGCGGTGAGAAAGAGCAAGGTTTTTATCACCTGCTGTTTTCTCGCCGAGTTTAAAAGACGACGTAGTGAATATGATAAGACGAGCCATGTTGTAAATCTCGGAACCGCTGTGTAAAAAAGCTATTTCCTATTTAATGGCCGAGGACCTCTCGTGCAGAGGAATATATTACCTCGTGaagacgttttattttttatcttacgcttatttttttatttttgagtagaCAGATTCATCGGCAGTTAAATATAAAGTAGGCGATGTTTATGAGAATCGTTCTCTGTTGTTATTTGTAGTTTCGCTATTTGCTGTTAGGACCTTCATATTATTTTCCATATATCAAAACACATTCggtgacaatttttatttttatggttgtttaaataattttttttttaaagaattaagtgAATTTTAGaagtttatgataaataaaatttattacacctTAAGTAGTTGGgtttaatcgtaataaaaaaaattaaattatccttattttatttttgaatttataaaaaaaaatgtttagcaaaaaaatttaaaatcattctatttttatattgttgttatttaaatttaatcaatttaataacgGTCAACGCACCAAAAATGATGTATATCTTTGtagccttttaaaaataatattttatattttacaatcggCGTATCATGAATTCACTATCGAAAATTTTcgtttgtgttattattgtttacattataaGGAAAAACTCACATGTTTACCGGTAATTAATGAATTGGCAATATTATAACATGGATTAAATTTGTAACaatcgtgtttttaaaatttaaacggaCACTATTAAAACAttccaaaactatttaaaaattaaaagtgaaaacgtgtatatcttttttatttgtctCAATATTACTACcatttatctttttcaataatgaactacataatttttatttatttaaaaaaaaagaattgcatgCTTTATCGTTCTTGATTTTTTGAATcttgatttatgttttattcttgcatccaatttatcgttaaaaagcccttttaatttattaataattagtatatttaaaatttaaaacattatcgtgaaaatcttttaaattttgaaagaataattatgaaaattgtttatccatttaacttgtatttttttaaaattattatgaccCGGGaagtatttttgtacattttttaacgaaaaatattttatggatgaaatgataaattaaagCTGACAGATATTTACCTGGAATTGAACCCGAGACCGGTTGATCGACCGTTTTAAAACTGTATTgcgtaataatttatgtattattaacgaaaaattatttttttacgtgtataaaaagaaaggtgaaatattttcagtattttatatctcgttttatttttctgttacagaAGAACCTGAAAATCTAAGCACAAAGCCGCAGGATTTAAGTGTATCGTGTAAAAGTTTAACACCTCCACCGGCTGTTGCACTTATTAGTTCCGGAGGGGATTATAAACCACCGCAGGGACAGATCCCGGGTCCACCTTCACCAGGAATGTTATTTCTACCGAAGTCCGGTCCGCTGGAGCCGTTAAGTTTAAATACTCCACTGCCATTGGAACATCCGGCTCCTGGCTCGTGGCCGCGAGCACACTACCCGCCGCCGCATTACCTCTACCCGTATCCACCACCCGCCGATGTATACCAACATTATCATCATTACCCCTCAAGAAGTCCACCTTCACCGCAAGAATTTCGTCCGCATGTCATCCCACCGATCTACGTACCGGCATCATTATCTCCGACATCATCTACTTCTTCTCATTCTCATACGCAAAGTTTATACTACGGCACGAGTCCACCGCCGGCTACTCCAGAAGATTTGTCATCTCCTGGTAGCGTCGCCAGCAGCACAGGACATATTAGCAGCGGTAATAGCAGCAGCGGTAGTACTAACAGTAGCGGAAGAAAACGACCCAAGGATTCGTCGAACGCTCCTCGATATCAGTGTCCCTTCTGTTCCAAATCTTACTCGACGTATTCCGGCTTATCGAAACACCAACAATTTCATTGCGCCGCCAATGAAGATTCATCGGCGAAGAAAACCTTCAGTTGCAAATACTGTGAAAAAGTTTACGTCAGCTTGGGAGctttaaaaatgcatataagAACGCACACACTGCCCTGTAAATGTACATTATGCGGTAAAGCGTTTTCTAGACCTTGGTTACTTCAAGGTCATATCCGTACTCATACCGGTGAAAAACcgttttcttgtcttctttgtaAACGCGCTTTTGCCGATCGATCTAATTTACGCGCTCATCTTCAAACTCATTccgaagttaaaaaatattcatgttctACATGCAGTAAAACATTTTCTCGTATGTCATTACTTTCAAAACATTGTGATGGCGGTTGTCCTGGGCTTGGAGCTCCTAATTCAGaagaaatttcacattttcaacgACTTTCGCCATCTCTTTcgtgaaaaaatgattaatttttcatttatatgacGTATCTCCCACCTTTttcttaaaacttctttattttctttacttttcacaACTTTACCGACATTccatttgtagatttttttgccatttattagtatttaagaaatattttattgtattttcttatatatataattatgtatattgtatttattgtagattattattataattttaagtttcaatttttaaaatatttgtaatatataaatataatgaaatcaaattttgtgtgagactgtaaaaacagattttaatatattttttataattatattatatatatatgatgtttaAACATGCTAAGTCACGAATTATTATATATGGTCAAATAAAttcgaaaaactttttttatattatcccagtgaaaatgaaagtatatgtatatatatatatatatatatatatatataatttttactctt harbors:
- the LOC142320277 gene encoding uncharacterized protein LOC142320277, with protein sequence MRVVEEETNTAMPRSLLLKYSHCPLKKRPVHLFKETIDEEKEEPENLSTKPQDLSVSCKSLTPPPAVALISSGGDYKPPQGQIPGPPSPGMLFLPKSGPLEPLSLNTPLPLEHPAPGSWPRAHYPPPHYLYPYPPPADVYQHYHHYPSRSPPSPQEFRPHVIPPIYVPASLSPTSSTSSHSHTQSLYYGTSPPPATPEDLSSPGSVASSTGHISSGNSSSGSTNSSGRKRPKDSSNAPRYQCPFCSKSYSTYSGLSKHQQFHCAANEDSSAKKTFSCKYCEKVYVSLGALKMHIRTHTLPCKCTLCGKAFSRPWLLQGHIRTHTGEKPFSCLLCKRAFADRSNLRAHLQTHSEVKKYSCSTCSKTFSRMSLLSKHCDGGCPGLGAPNSEEISHFQRLSPSLS